The following nucleotide sequence is from Apium graveolens cultivar Ventura chromosome 4, ASM990537v1, whole genome shotgun sequence.
CTCATCCACAACGGGTCGAGCAACTCAGGGAAGTGGAAGGGCCCTTATTTCTATATTCATGAGGTGCCTCGAGTCCAGACCCATTTTTATTACAATCCATGTAAGTCTTCCCTGGACGCTCTCGTCTTTCCTACCATAATTCTTTCCTTTAACAAGaaacatttttatttttcttatcTCCAGCCACCCCGCCTCGCACTGTCCTTGGGGGACAAGAAAAAATAAATGCGGACAGCCTGCTAGATCTTCCTAAGGTAGACAGGGATATTCGAAAGCTCAAAACGACCTTGAACCTGGTCGCGTGTGGATTTTTGAAGGCAGGGGTGAGGCTGACTCctcaaaagaagaaatctaagaAGAGGGCCAGAAAGGGTAAGAACATTGGGGTCGCATGCGCGAGCCTATCTGCTCGCATGTTCGAGCTCGTGTTCCCGCATTTTTATATTTCCCACATGCATCTCACCTCACATTACACTTTATTTGTCTGTATTTATCTCCTGCTCGCATTTTCTTTTTTCCATTGCATCTTGTTGTGACTAATATATCtttttcagaaatggccatctCCCTTATCCCCTTTATGGAAGAGGCTGAGCAAGCCACGGCCTCGGGCTCAGTTCAGCCCGCTGTGGCGACCACAAGGGCTCACTCTCAAGTCCCCCTTCCAGCTCGCATGAAGACCCTCACTGAGCATTTCAAAGGCTCAGGGCCTTCTCCTCGGCTAAAAAGGCATCGAGGTCACAAAGAGGGAAAAACCGTCGAGCCAGACCCGAAAAAGGCTTCTCCATCTGAAGCCCCTCTCCCTACTTCTTCCTTTGCTAACATGGTCGCAACCACCTTTGGCCGGCGAGCTCAAGCTCACATCACCGACCAGGATATGAAGGATTGGTCTTAATCTGCTCTCGAGGTTAATCAGGACGCACTGTCCCGGGCCACAGCTGAGGTGTATTATCGTCAGCTGTCTAAGGCTCGAGAGATGCGAGTCCTCAGCCAGACCAACACAAAGCTCGAGTCTAAAGTCAAATCTCTTCAGAGCAAGGTCGCTGAGCATGGGCAGGAGAAAGTTACGCTGGTGAACaactataatcagaagatatTTAACCTGAACGCTGCTCATGACAAGGCTTTAAGGGAGCAGAAGGAAGCTCATGACCTGGCCGCTGAGGCGTGGAAGAAGGAGAAGGATAGCCTTGAGGGTAGGGTGCTCGAGCTGGAGGGGTCTTTTCTGCCCTGACCGAGGGTCGCGAGGCCGCCCTCACTGATGCTAGGAACCTGGGGGCCAGGAACTTCATAAAAATCTTTATCAAGAAGGCTCCTGATTTTGATTGGGCAGCTCTGGGTGCGGGCACAGCTAGGCATGCCGAGATCTCGAAGCCGGAGATGGAGCGGGACGCCCAGATTTCCGAGGAGGCCCGGCTCGCATCCGAGCAGGCCCGAGTCATTGATGATGAAGTTAGGGAGGCAGAAGTTGATAAGCCTTAGTGTAATTTTATTTTAGAACTAGACTTTTGACTGGGTAAGCGGGCACCCTTCTCACCTCGCATTTGTATTTGAAGTATTCCACCTTGAGGCATAACTTATTTACCCTTTTTTATGTATAAAATCCTAAGTCTTTTGTGCATGCATTCCTCTTTACTATGCTAGTTGGTTTTCTTTATCTTGTGTAAACTTACCATGCCCCTACTGACCAAAAGTCATCATAACCCTGGTCGCGTATGGCGGGCGTTATACATTCATAGCGAGCAAGTTTTGCACACTATCTTGCACTAGTGAGCCGGGAGCATAGGCTCGCCACTTGCTCAAGTATCCTCTTTTCGCATATTGTGACCCGGGCCATGCTTGATGGAGGGCTGGGCTCCTTGGGTCACATTTGTGGTCCTGCGGGTCGGGGTATGGGCTCGCATCGCGGGCCTATACCTCTTTTTATCTTCATCTTGCATCTGTTTTGTGCTTATATCTTTCTAAGCGGGCCGTGGCCCAGCTCGTTTCCCATATTTGTTCTCAAGCGGGCTGGGGCCCGACCTGACTTGTGATTTTATCATGTTAATAAAATAATCATTCTATCCTCGTATGGGTTCCCAAGGATGGGCTCCCTGCTGGgtatttaatctattaacagaAGTTAAAGTATCAAGTGCACAAAGTAGATATCAATCGTTCATTCATAGATAATAAAAAGTGAAAGGAGTACATATTTGTGGTCTCAGAGAGGcacctatatggcactacccccGAGACTTAGGAGTATTGTAAGATAGTACTAAGTctgaaaagaataatattactgataataTTTGCGGAGGTGCTTCGCGTTCCAGGCTCTCGGGATCAACTTGTcttgcatatcattgaggtggtaggttccctcccagAGGACCGAATTTATCTTGTAGGGGCCTTCCCAGTTCCCTCCAAAGACTCCATGACTCACCACCTTGGTGTTTGGCATGACCCGGCGCAgaaccaaatctcccaccttgaAAGTTCGGGCTATAACCTTACTGTTGTAGTGTCTAGTTGTCCTCTGCTGATATGCTGCTACCCTGATCTGAGCATCCTCCTGAGTTTTTTCGATCATGTCCAAATAGAGCCGATGATTGACCTCATTTGCCACTGAGTCATAGTTGTCCCTCCGAAAAGATCTTGCCCCCACTTCAAAGGACACCATAGCTTCACACCCATACACCAGAGAGAAAGGGGTGTCTCTCCAGTTGTAGTTCGGGGTGTTGTGTTGTAAGACCATAGGACCTGGGCGAGCTCTTCTGGCCATGTCCCTTTCTTTTCTTCAACAATTGCCTTCAAGGTATGtttaatgattttattaacaacCTCCGTCTGCCCGTTACTCTGGGGGTGGCAAACTGCGCTAAAGCTCTTCTAAATCCCCAGCTGCTCACAAAATTCTCGCATTTTCCTTGCTATCGAATTATTTCCAATCGTCAGATATCAACTTGTAAGGGATGCCATAGCGGCACACAATAGCCTTGTGTACAAACTCCCTGAGCTTTTTTGCCGTGATAGTGGCTAGAGGCTCGgcctctgcccacttagtgaAGTAGTCTACCGCAATAACCGCATACTTGACACCTCCCCTGGCCTTCGGGAGTTCCCCAATCAGATCAATTTCCCACATAGAGAAGGGCCAAgggctcatgagggatgtgaGAGAGGTCACGGGGCTGTTATAATAATTGGCATATTGCTGACACTTATCACAAGCTCGGGAGAATTCGAAGGCATCTTTTTTCagcgttggccagtagtagccttgacgGAGGATTTTCTGAGCCAGAGAGCTACCCCCCCCCCCGAATGATTGCCACAAATGCCCTCGTGTACTTCCCTTAGAATATAGTTACATTCATCCCCATCTATGCACTTGAGGAGAGGCACACTAAACCCTCTTATGTATAGGATCCCATCGTATGCTAAGATAGGTGTCATCCACGTGGGGCCGAGGTCATCACTGAGGCTGCCCACCTCGTGCTCGAGCACACTAGGCTGCCTCTGTATTTTAAGGGGCACGACCCCTAGCAGAGTGGCCTCACGGCGTGAGCCGAGCTTAGCTAGCTCGTCTGCGCCTTCATTCTGCCCACGCGGGATTAGTTCCAGCCTCACCTCGTTGAACCTCGTGATTATCCTCTGCGTACACTTCAGGTAAAGCTCTGTTCTCGGCCCTTTAGCTTGATACCCTCCGTTTATCTGATATACCACAATCATGGAGTCACTAAACACA
It contains:
- the LOC141718174 gene encoding uncharacterized protein LOC141718174 codes for the protein MARRARPGPMVLQHNTPNYNWRDTPFSLVYGCEAMVSFEVGARSFRRDNYDSVANEVNHRLYLDMIEKTQEDAQIRVAAYQQRTTRHYNSKVIARTFKVGDLVLRRVMPNTKVVSHGVFGGNWEGPYKINSVLWEGTYHLNDMQDKLIPRAWNAKHLRKYYQ